A genomic region of Prionailurus bengalensis isolate Pbe53 chromosome D1, Fcat_Pben_1.1_paternal_pri, whole genome shotgun sequence contains the following coding sequences:
- the LOC122482589 gene encoding olfactory receptor 51I2-like, whose product MGLFNVTHPASFLLTGIPGLESSHAWLAGPLCVMYAVALGGNTVILQAVRVEPSLHEPMYYFLSMLSFSDVAMSMATLPTVLRTFCLNARNIAFDACLIQMFLIHSFSMMESGILLAMSFDRYVAICYPLRYAAVLTNEVIARIGIAVASRSFIILLPLLFLFKRLPICRSNVLSHSYCLHPDMMKLACADITINSIYGFFVLVSTFGMDMFLIFLSYVLILHSVMAIASREERLKVLNTCVSHILAVLVFYVPMIGVSTVHRFGKHAPRYVHVLMSNVYLFVPPVLNPLIYSAKTKEIRRAIVRMFRRMKT is encoded by the coding sequence atgggactgttcaatgtcactcatcctgcttccttcctcctgaCCGGCATCCCTGGTCTGGAGAGCTCTCACGCCTGGCTAGCAGGGCCCCTCTGTGTCATGTATGCTGTGGCCCTCGGAGGCAACACTGTGATCCTGCAGGCCGTGCGAGTGGAGCCCAGCCTCCATGAGCCCATGTACTACTTCCTGTCCATGCTGTCCTTCAGTGATGTGGCCATGTCCATGGCCACACTGCCCACCGTGCTCAGAACCTTCTGCCTCAATGCCCGCAACATTGCCTTCGATGCCTGCCTGATTCAGATGtttctcattcattccttctcCATGATGGAGTCGGGCATTCTGCTGGCCATGAGCtttgaccgctatgtggccatttGTTATCCCTTGCGCTATGCTGCCGTGCTCACCAATGAAGTCATTGCCAGAATAGGCATAGCTGTGGCTTCTCGGAGCTTCATcatcctccttccccttctcttcctcttcaagAGGCTGCCTATCTGCAGATCCAATGTTCTTTCCCACTCCTACTGCCTTCACCCAGACATGATGAAGCTGGCCTGTGCTGATATCACTATCAACAGCATCTATGGATTCTTTGTTCTTGTATCTACCTTTGGCATGGACATGTTTCTTATCTTCCTCTCCTATGTGCTCATTCTGCACTCGGTCATGGCCATCGCTTCCCGAGAGGAACGCCTGAAAGTTCTCAACACATGCGTGTCACATATCTTGGCTGTACTTGTGTTTTACGTACCGATGATTGGGGTCTCCACAGTGCACCGCTTTGGGAAGCATGCCCCACGCTATGTACACGTCCTCATGTCCAATGTTTACCTCTTTGTACCTCCTGTGCTCAACCCTCTCATTTACAGCGCCAAGACAAAGGAGATCCGCCGAGCCATTGTCCGTATGTTTCGGCGCATGAAAACATGA